A part of Anolis sagrei isolate rAnoSag1 chromosome 3, rAnoSag1.mat, whole genome shotgun sequence genomic DNA contains:
- the ZBTB38 gene encoding zinc finger and BTB domain-containing protein 38 — protein sequence MTIMSHLKDLKDDFHSDTVLSILNEQRIRGVLCDVTIIVEDTKFKAHSNVLAASSLYFKNIFWSRAICISGHVLELDDLKADVFTEILNYIYSSTVIVKRQETVLDLAAAGKKLGISFLEDLTDKSVSNSPCLYSFCNTEKGEVKEEKRQEDSAITNGPRITNAYSIHENENCNNLFSPLDLRASFKKMPEKNKVSNISQERHDAGKVVERVSTLAEHSYAVSMGCEVFQQNSFYRESSPLDRMGEDGSETGQSMPVTDSIPQTFNTSNAVLNSQITDIPSIQLLTVNGTNAVGHQQVVNNHTISFKKSHPNSDTVLPSKDDENNSDHISGSIVALIPHVYNCTKSFSDGTQFSAHLQLHSQETFVCKYCSKQFETVTELETHEQGCGGLDNCENEQNCLDNFVISNGQTVTSYINPESTITENELADYSVANCTMPETDHFVKVVDGQVLYTCSVCKRAYVTLSSLRRHSNVHSWRRTYPCHYCNKVFALAEYRTRHEIWHTGERRYQCIFCLETFMTYYILKNHQKSFHAIDHRLGVNKKTANGGLKPGAYPYKLYRLLPMKCKRPPYKSYGSTSYESIQTSIQVTEDTSSTCIIQNAVTSEVPSLNVPHSILPNPMVPLDTSSCSDATAAPVNTPIIISPWEASVSEAELKTDTCTIEIPLSSTHLNSGPQDYDPSLQIVSNSNASENPASVINYNNSPPTVIMHSGRISSVIMHSNAVNTVSSTETTDVTTSQAANDDQTHSSEDNKSNIRTRSSKEKKGASLYNEEETSDNSQCMANATMSSDIPTDPFESSHKTETYIAKPALPGTSADSSVAPLCQITVKIGNEAIVKRHILGSKLFYRKDRRSKSESKEDHTAQIAEREKRERSTSRVSRSDYIELNEMCDDVSDHDSNDKPWRPYYNYKPKKKSKQLRKIRKSRWREKHRSRNSYRESEKTHVTSYALRNIPEEKIPQQEEEKNMPTLPCELCEKDSTSDEKAPDNLHWDTTTFDSYTCELCQKRFQSPSALRMHMRCHTGEKPYTCKTCGKSFSVSGNLHKHERTHSGVKDFICQYCNKAFSLNETLKIHERIHTGEKRYQCQFCFQGFLYLSTKRNHEQRHKRENNGKGYACFQCPKVCKTAAALGMHQKKHLFKTPKQEDGDDYLFHESTKPFVSQPFIDSDRLETAKPLLNVGADGHETSST from the coding sequence ATGACCATCATGTCTCACCTAAAAGATCTCAAAGATGACTTCCACAGTGACACAGTCCTCTCCATTTTAAACGAACAACGCATTCGAGGTGTTTTATGTGATGTCACGATCATTGTGGAAGACACCAAATTTAAAGCCCACAGCAATGTTCTAGCTGCTTCAAGCctttatttcaaaaatattttttggagCCGTGCAATTTGCATTTCTGGACATGTACTGGAACTGGACGATCTTAAAGCTGACGTGTTCACAGAAATACTTAATTACATCTACAGTTCAACTGTAATTGTTAAAAGACAGGAGACTGTTTTAGATCTTGCAGCTGCAGGGAAGAAGTTGGGAATATCATTTCTAGAAGACCTTACAGACAAGAGCGTTTCAAATTCTCCTTGCCTTTATTCGTTTTGCAATACTGAAAAAGGTGAAGTCAAAGAAGAGAAAAGACAAGAAGACTCTGCAATCACAAATGGACCAAGGATCACCAATGCATACTCCATTCATGAAAATGAAAACTGTAATAATTTGTTTTCTCCCCTTGACCTCAGAGCAAGCTTTAAAAAAATGCCTGAAAAAAATAAAGTATCTAATATTAGTCAAGAGAGGCATGATGCTGGCAAAGTTGTTGAGCGAGTGAGTACATTAGCTGAGCACTCCTATGCTGTTAGTATGGGTTGTGAGGTTTTTCAGCAAAATTCCTTTTACCGTGAAAGTAGCCCACTTGATAGAATGGGTGAGGATGGTTCTGAAACTGGCCAGTCGATGCCTGTTACTGATTCCATTCCTCAAACATTTAATACAtcaaatgcagttttaaactcCCAAATCACCGATATACCTTCAATACAGCTATTGACCGTCAATGGAACCAATGCAGTGGGTCATCAACAAGTAGTAAATAATCAcaccatttcttttaaaaaatcccatccAAATAGTGACACTGTTCTGCCTTCCAAAGATGATGAAAATAATTCAGATCATATTTCTGGATCAATAGTTGCTCTCATTCCACATGTTTATAATTGTACTAAATCATTCAGTGATGGAACTCAATTCAGCGCCCATCTCCAGCTTCACTCACAAGAAACATTTGTTTGCAAATACTGTAGCAAACAGTTTGAAACTGTAACTGAACTAGAAACCCATGAGCAAGGATGTGGAGGATTGGACAATTGTGAAAATGAGCAGAATTGCTTAGATAATTTTGTTATTTCAAATGGACAAACAGTCACTTCATATATAAATCCAGAATCCACAATAACTGAAAATGAGCTGGCGGATTATTCTGTCGCAAACTGCACAATGCCAGAAACAGACCACTTTGTTAAAGTTGTTGATGGACAAGTGCTTTACACTTGCAGTGTTTGCAAACGTGCCTATGTTACCTTATCTAGTCTCCGAAGACATTCAAATGTCCATTCATGGAGAAGAACGTACCCTTGCCATTACTGCAATAAAGTGTTTGCATTGGCTGAATACCGTACAAGACATGAAATATGGCACACGGGAGAACGACGGTATCagtgcattttctgccttgagacaTTTATGACATACTACATTCTCAAAAACCACCAGAAGTCTTTCCATGCAATTGATCACCGTCTCGGAGTAAATAAGAAAACTGCAAATGGTGGCTTGAAACCAGGTGCGTATCCTTACAAACTTTATAGGCTTTTGCCTATGaaatgcaaaaggccaccatatAAGAGCTATGGCAGCACATCATATGAAAGCATACAAACAAGCATACAAGTTACTGAAGACACTTCTAGTACCTGCATTATTCAGAATGCTGTCACTTCTGAAGTGCCATCCCTGAATGTCCCACATAGTATATTGCCAAATCCAATGGTACCCTTGGATACATCTTCATGTAGTGATGCAACAGCAGCTCCTGTGAATACTCCAATTATTATTTCTCCTTGGGAAGCTAGTGTATCAGAAGCAGAACTCAAAACAGATACTTGTACTATTGAAATACCATTGTCCTCTACTCATCTTAATTCTGGCCCTCAAGATTATGATCCCTCTCTTCAAATTGTTAGTAACAGCAATGCCAGTgaaaatccagcctctgttattaattataataattcaCCACCTACAGTCATAATGCATAGTGGTAGAATTTCTTCTGTAATCATGCACAGTAATGCTGTGAATACAGTAAGTAGTACAGAAACTACAGACGTTACAACCAGCCAAGCAGCAAATGATGACCAAACACATAGTTCAGAGGATAATAAAAGCAATATTAGAACAAGAAGCAGTAAGGAGAAGAAAGGGGCATCATTATACAATGAAGAAGAGACATCAGACAATTCACAGTGTATGGCAAATGCAACAATGTCTTCTGACATACCAACAGATCCTTTTGAATCTTCACATAAGACTGAGACCTACATTGCAAAACCTGCATTACCGGGAACATCTGCTGACAGCAGTGTTGCCCCTCTTTGTCAAATAACAGTTAAAATAGGTAATGAAGCCATTGTGAAAAGGCACATTCTGGGGTCCAAATTGTTTTACAGAAAAGACCGGAGATCTAAATCTGAATCCAAAGAAGATCATACAGCTCAAATTGCAGAacgggagaagagagagagaagcacatctcGAGTTAGCAGGTCAGACTACATTGAACTCAATGAAATGTGTGATGATGTCAGCGACCATGACTCCAACGATAAACCATGGCGGCCATATTACAATTACAAACcaaaaaagaaatcaaaacaGCTAAGGAAAATTAGAAAGTCAAGATGGAGAGAAAAACATAGGAGCCGAAATTCCTACCGAGAAAGTGAAAAGACACATGTCACAAGCTATGCGCTTAGGAACATTCCTGAAGAAAAAATCCCTCagcaagaagaagagaagaatatgCCAACTCTTCCCTGTGAACTCTGTGAAAAAGATAGCACTTCTGATGAAAAGGCCCCGGATAATTTACACTGGGACACAACTACATTTGACTCCTATACTTGCGAATTATGCCAAAAAAGGTTTCAGAGCCCATCTGCTCTAAGAATGCATATGCgatgccatacaggagaaaaACCCTACACTTGCAAAACATGTGGGAAGAGCTTTTCAGTATCAGGAAACCTACATAAGCATGAACGCACCCATTCGGGTGTAAAGGATTTCATCTGCCAGTACTGTAACAAGGCATTCAGCCTAAACGAGACACTCAAAATACATGAGAGAATCCATACTGGAGAAAAGCGCTACCAGTGTCAGTTTTGCTTCCAGGGTTTCTTATACCTTTCTACCAAAAGAAATCATGAGCAAAGACATAAACGAGAGAACAATGGGAAAGGATATGCATGTTTTCAGTGTCCCAAAGTTTGCAAGACGGCAGCAGCTCTTGGAATGCATCAGAAGAAGCATTTATTCAAGACCCCCAAGCAAGAAGATGGAGATGATTATCTGTTTCATGAAAGTACTAAGCCATTTGTAAGTCAGCCTTTCATTGACTCAGATAGACTAGAAACAGCTAAACCTTTACTAAATGTAGGTGCAGATGGGCATGAAACAAGCAGTACTTAG